A genomic window from Bacteroidetes bacterium SB0662_bin_6 includes:
- a CDS encoding carbohydrate binding family 9 domain-containing protein, producing MTSALRSFRRNLRGSFPVFALSIALCCAVLPGLFLPAAARAQEQPRQELQQTTPKQDLIIMQRVGGPVELDGLSFEPAWRSVEPYVPSQYEPNNGTPPTERTEMLIAYDEEYLFLALRAYDRNPEGIRANTLYRDRLSNDDHFEILIDSYNDNETGMLFNSNPRGHRREAAISNDASGGGISSGGWINVDFNTYWDVETVIADSGWFSEMRIPFSSLRFQPREDGTVIMGLTLQRKVVRKDERVVFPPVERISNWAFLKPSLAQKFLLEGIESELPVYVTGYGLGGAGETAQLQEGAWGYDRDVTREIGADLKYQFGNNGALDLTLNTDFAQVEADDQQINLTRFSLFFPEKRQFFQERAAIFDFRTGGLSRLFHSRRIGLTEEGAPVPILGGARGAGRFGQWDIGALTMQTAASGDQSSENFGVLRLRRKVFNPWSYAGAMGTSRLGADGAYNFAYGLDGVFRLFGDDYLTLQWAHSFDDVRIDSPDYRPLNGGRMTVQMERRRSREWEYRSILAWAGADYDPGIGFSQRNDFTLVDNMLSYTWLPPEGARLIFHTFEMAGFTYLRNQDGSIESAQVGPRWSYGARNGTRGQAGFMVLYEDLSAPFSIGEVEIPAGSYTFWEAEVSYGESNTNRYRLGPTLQAGPFYDGWKVTAAARPTWYVSPHLEISGRYEYSRIRFPDRDTGLHAHLLRFRIGMALDTQASANVFLQYNSISDALSSNIRLRYNFREGNDLWLVYNHGMNTARNRFNPAPPFTDNRTLLVKYTYTFQL from the coding sequence ATGACCTCCGCCTTGCGATCATTTCGGCGCAATCTGCGCGGCTCCTTTCCTGTTTTTGCCTTATCCATCGCACTCTGCTGCGCGGTATTGCCCGGTTTGTTTTTGCCTGCGGCGGCCCGGGCCCAGGAGCAACCGCGTCAGGAACTGCAGCAGACCACGCCGAAACAGGACCTTATTATCATGCAGCGCGTCGGCGGACCGGTCGAACTGGACGGGCTCAGTTTCGAACCGGCCTGGCGGTCGGTCGAGCCGTACGTCCCGTCGCAGTACGAGCCGAACAACGGAACGCCTCCGACCGAGCGCACGGAGATGCTCATCGCCTACGACGAGGAGTATCTTTTTCTCGCCCTGCGCGCCTACGACCGGAACCCGGAGGGCATTCGCGCCAACACGCTCTACCGGGACCGGCTCAGCAACGACGATCATTTCGAGATTCTGATCGATTCGTACAACGACAACGAGACCGGCATGCTGTTCAACAGCAATCCGAGGGGGCACCGGCGGGAGGCCGCCATCTCGAACGACGCCAGCGGCGGGGGTATTTCGTCCGGCGGCTGGATCAATGTGGATTTCAACACCTACTGGGATGTGGAGACCGTCATTGCCGACAGCGGATGGTTTTCGGAAATGCGCATCCCGTTTTCCAGCCTGCGTTTCCAGCCGCGTGAAGACGGCACGGTCATCATGGGGCTGACCCTGCAACGCAAGGTTGTGCGCAAGGATGAGCGAGTAGTGTTTCCTCCGGTCGAGCGTATTTCGAACTGGGCGTTCCTGAAGCCGTCCCTGGCGCAGAAATTCCTGCTGGAGGGCATCGAATCGGAGTTGCCGGTGTACGTGACCGGATACGGCTTGGGAGGGGCGGGAGAAACGGCCCAACTGCAGGAGGGCGCTTGGGGATACGACCGCGATGTGACACGGGAGATCGGGGCCGATCTGAAGTACCAGTTCGGGAACAACGGCGCACTCGATCTTACGCTGAACACCGATTTTGCGCAGGTCGAAGCGGACGATCAGCAAATCAACCTGACGCGGTTCTCGCTTTTCTTTCCGGAGAAGCGCCAGTTCTTTCAGGAGCGGGCCGCCATTTTCGATTTTCGGACAGGGGGATTGAGCCGTCTTTTTCACAGCCGGCGCATCGGGCTGACGGAAGAGGGTGCTCCCGTGCCGATCCTCGGCGGCGCGCGCGGCGCCGGGCGCTTCGGACAGTGGGACATTGGGGCGCTCACCATGCAGACCGCGGCCTCCGGCGACCAGTCGTCGGAGAATTTCGGGGTGCTGCGCCTGCGGCGGAAGGTGTTCAACCCCTGGTCGTATGCGGGCGCGATGGGGACGAGCCGCCTCGGGGCGGACGGCGCGTACAACTTCGCCTACGGCCTGGACGGCGTTTTCCGGCTTTTCGGGGACGATTATCTGACGCTCCAGTGGGCGCACTCGTTCGATGACGTGCGCATCGATAGCCCGGATTACCGCCCGCTGAACGGCGGACGCATGACCGTGCAGATGGAGCGGCGTCGCAGCAGGGAATGGGAATACCGCTCCATTCTGGCCTGGGCGGGCGCGGACTACGATCCGGGCATCGGGTTTTCGCAGCGCAACGACTTCACCCTGGTGGACAACATGCTTTCCTACACCTGGCTGCCTCCGGAAGGCGCCCGGCTGATTTTCCACACCTTCGAAATGGCCGGATTTACGTATTTGCGCAATCAGGACGGTTCCATCGAATCCGCACAGGTGGGCCCCCGGTGGAGTTACGGGGCCCGGAACGGAACGCGGGGGCAGGCCGGGTTCATGGTCTTGTACGAAGATCTATCTGCTCCTTTTTCGATCGGAGAGGTGGAGATCCCCGCCGGAAGCTACACGTTCTGGGAAGCGGAAGTGTCGTATGGAGAATCCAATACGAACCGGTACCGGTTGGGGCCCACGTTACAGGCAGGCCCTTTCTACGACGGCTGGAAGGTCACGGCCGCTGCGCGTCCCACCTGGTACGTATCGCCGCACCTTGAGATTTCAGGGCGCTACGAGTACAGCCGGATTCGTTTTCCGGACAGGGATACCGGGTTGCACGCGCACCTGTTGCGGTTCAGGATCGGCATGGCCCTGGATACGCAGGCGTCGGCCAACGTCTTCCTGCAGTACAACA